The following coding sequences lie in one Pan paniscus chromosome X, NHGRI_mPanPan1-v2.0_pri, whole genome shotgun sequence genomic window:
- the HCFC1 gene encoding host cell factor 1 isoform X4 produces the protein MASAVSPANLPAVLLQPRWKRVVGWSGPVPRPRHGHRAVAIKELIVVFGGGNEGIVDELHVYNTATNQWFIPAVRGDIPPGCAAYGFVCDGTRLLVFGGMVEYGKYSNDLYELQASRWEWKRLKAKTPKNGPPPCPRLGHSFSLVGNKCYLFGGLANDSEDPKNNIPRYLNDLYILELRPGSGVVAWDIPITYGVLPPPRESHTAVVYTEKDNKKSKLVIYGGMSGCRLGDLWTLDIDTLTWNKPSLSGVAPLPRSLHSATTIGNKMYVFGGWVPLVMDDVKVATHEKEWKCTNTLACLNLDTMAWETILMDTLEDNIPRARAGHCAVAINTRLYIWSGRDGYRKAWNNQVCCKDLWYLETEKPPPPARVQLVRANTNSLEVSWGAVATADSYLLQLQKYDIPATAATATSPTPNPVPSVPANPPKSPAPAAAAPAVQPLTQVGITLLPQAAPAPPTTTTIQVLPTVPGSSISVPTAARTQGVPAVLKVTGPQATTGTPLVTMRPASQAGKAPVTVTSLPAGVRMVVPTQSAQGTVIGSSPQMSGMAALAAAAAATQKIPPSSAPTVLSVPAGTTIVKTMAVTPGTTTLPATVKVASSPVMVSNPATRMLKTAAAQVGTSVSSATNTSTRPIITVHKSGTVTVAQQAQVVTTVVGGVTKTITLVKSPISVPGGSALISNLGKVMSVVQTKPVQTSAVTGQASTGPVTQIIQTKGPLPAGTILKLVTSADGKPTTIITTTQASGAGTKPTILGISSVSPSTTKPGTTTIIKTIPMSAIITQAGATGVTSSPGIKSPITIITTKVMTSGTGAPAKIITAVPKIATGHGQQGVTQVVLKGAPGQPGTILRTVPMGGVRLVTPVTVSAVKPAVTTLVVKGTTGVTTLGTVTGTVSTSLAGAGGHSTSASLATPITTLGTIATLSSQVINPTAITVSAAQTTLTAAGGLTTPTITMQPVSQPTQVTLITAPSGVEAQPVHDLPVSILASPTTEQPTATVTIADSGQGDVQPGTVTLVCSNPPCETHETGTTNTATTTVVANLGGHPQPTQVQFVCDRQEAAASLVTSTVGQQNGSVVRVCSNPPCETHETGTTNTATTATSNMAGQHGCSNPPCETHETGTTNTATTAMSSVGANHQRDARRACAAGTPAVIRISVATGALEAAQGSKPQCQTRQTSATSTTMTVMATGAPCSAGPLLGPSMAREPGGRSPAFVQLAPLSSKVRLSSPSSKDLPAGRHSHAVNTAAMTRSSVGAGEPRMAPVCESLQGGSPSTTVTVTALEALLCPSATVTQVCSNPPCETHETGTTNTATTSNAGSAQRVCSNPPCETHETGTTHTATTATSNGGTGQPEGGQQPPAGRPCETHQTTSTGTTMSVSVGALLPDATSSHRTVESGLELAAAPSVTPQAGTALLAPFPTQRVCSNPPCETHETGTTHTATTVTSNMSSNQDPPPAASDQGEVESTQGDSVNITSSSAITTTVSSTLTRAVTTVTQSTPVPGPSVPPPEELQVSPGPRQQLPPRQLLQSASTALMGESAEVLSASQTPELPAAVDLSSTGEPSSGQESASSAVVATVVVQPPPPTQSEVDQLSLPQELMAEAQAGTTTLMVTGLTPEELAVTAAAEAAAQAAATEEAQALAIQAVLQAAQQAVMGTGEPMDTSEAAATVTQAELGHLSAEGQEGQATTIPIVLTQQELAALVQQQQLQEAQAQQQHHHLPTEALAPADSLNDPAIESNCLNELAGTVPSTVALLPSTATESLAPSNTFVAPQPVVVASPAKLQAAATLTEVANGIESLGVKPDLPPPPSKAPMKKENQWFDVGVIKGTNVMVTHYFLPPDDAVPSDDDLGTVPDYNQLKKQELQPGTAYKFRVAGINACGRGPFSEISAFKTCLPGFPGAPCAIKISKSPDGAHLTWEPPSVTSGKIIEYSVYLAIQSSQAGGELKSSTPAQLAFMRVYCGPSPSCLVQSSSLSNAHIDYTTKPAIIFRIAARNEKGYGPATQVRWLQETSKDSSGTKPANKRPMSSPEMDLSGGKAGASQGRRGVKSATRGLLFATQPNFLLLAPALCPFACPQAAGTKEGQLIPHGRSLRIYRVEPRGA, from the exons CAACCAACCAGTGGTTCATCCCAGCCGTGAGGGGGGACATTCCCCCTGGGTGTGCAGCCTATGGCTTCGTGTGTGACGGGACTCGCCTCCTGGTGTTTGGTGGGATGGTGGAGTATGGGAAATACAGCAATGACCTCTATGAACTCCAG GCGAGCCGGTGGGAGTGGAAGAGACTCAAAGCAAAGACGCCCAAAAACGGGCCCCCTCCGTGTCCTCGACTCGGGCACAGCTTCTCCCTTGTGGGCAACAAATGCTACCTGTTTGGGGGTCTGGCCAATGATAGCGAGGACCCAAAGAACAACATTCCAAG GTACCTGAATGACTTATATATCCTGGAATTACGGCCAGGCTCCGGAGTGGTAGCCTGGGACATTCCCATCACTTACGGGGTCCTACCACCACCCCGGGAGTCACATACTGCCGTGGTCTACACCGAAAAAGACAATAAGAAGTCCAAGCTGGTGATCTACGGCGGGATGAGTGGCTGCAGGCTGGGGGACCTGTGGACCCTAGATATTG ACACCCTGACGTGGAATAAGCCCAGTCTCAGCGGAGTGGCGCCTCTTCCTCGCAGTCTCCACTCGGCAACCACCATCGGAAATAA AATGTACGTGTTTGGTGGCTGGGTGCCTCTCGTCATGGATGACGTCAAAGTGGCCACACACGAGAAGGAGTGGAAGTGTACCAACACGCTGGCTTGTCTCAACCTGG ATACCATGGCCTGGGAGACCATCCTGATGGATACACTGGAGGACAACATCCCCCGTGCTCGGGCTGGCCACTGCGCAGTCGCCATCAACACCCGCCTGTACATTTGGAGTGGGCGTGACGGCTACCGCAAGGCCTGGAACAACCAGGTCTGCTGCAAGGACCTCTGGTACCTAGAGACAG AaaagccaccacccccagcccgaGTACAACTGGTACGCGCCAACACCAACTCCCTGGAGGTGAGCTGGGGGGCAGTGGCAACAGCCGACAGCTACCTTCTCCAGCTCCAGAAATATGACATTCCTGCCACGGCTGCTACTGCCACCTCCCCTACACCCAATCCGGTCCCATCTGTGCCTGCCAACCCTCCCAAGAGCCCTGCCCCAGCAGCAGCCGCACCTGCTGTGCAGCCGCTGACCCAAGTAGGCATCACGCTCCTGCCCCAGGCTGCCCCCGCACCCccgaccaccaccaccatccaggTCTTGCCAACGGTGCCTGGCAGCTCCATTTCTGTGCCCACCGCAGCCAGGACTCAAG GTGTCCCTGCTGTTCTCAAAGTGACCGGTCCTCAGGCTACAACAGGAACTCCATTGGTCACCATGCGACCTGCCAGCCAGGCTGGGAAAGCCCCTGTCACCGTGACCTCCCTTCCCGCCGGAGTGCGGATGGTTGTGCCAACACAGAGTGCCCAGGGAACG GTGATTGGCAGTAGCCCACAGATGAGTGGGATGGCCGCGCTGGCCGCTGCGGCCGCTGCCACCCAGAAGATCCCCCCTTCCTCGGCACCCACGGTGCTGAGTGTCCCAGCGGGTACCACCATCGTGAAGACCATGGCTGTGACACCTGGCACTACCACCCTCCCAGCCACTGTGAAGGTGGCCTCCTCGCCAGTCATG GTGAGCAACCCTGCCACTCGCATGCTGAAGACTGCAGCCGCCCAGGTGGGGACATCGGTTTCCTCCGCCACCAACACGTCTACCCGCCCTATCATCACAGTGCACAAGTCAGGCACTGTGACAGTGGCCCAGCAAGCCCAGGTGGTGACCACAGTTGTGGGCGGGGTCACCAAGACCATCACCCTGGTGAAGAGCCCCATCTCTGTCCCAGGAGGCAGTGCTCTG ATTTCCAATCTGGGCAAAGTGATGTCGGTGGTCCAGACCAAACCAGTTCAGACTTCAGCAGTCACAGGCCAGGCGTCCACGGGTCCTGTGACTCAGATCATCCAG ACCAAAGGGCCCCTGCCAGCGGGAACAATCCTGAAGCTGGTGACCTCAGCAGATGGCAAgcccaccaccatcatcactaccacgcAGGCCAGTGGGGCGGGGACCAAGCCCACCATCCTGGGCATCAGCAGCGTCTCCCCCAGTACCACCAAGCCCGGCACGACCACCATCATCAAAACCATCCCCATGTCGGCCATCATCACCCAGGCGGGCGCCACGG GTGTGACCAGCAGTCCTGGCATCAAGTcccccatcaccatcatcaccaccaagGTGATGACTTCAGGAACTGGAGCACCTGCGAAAATCATCACTGCTGTCCCCAAAATTGCCACTGGCCACGGGCAGCAGGGAGTGACCCAG GTGGTGCTTAAGGGGGCCCCGGGACAGCCAGGCACCATCCTCCGCACTGTGCCCATGGGGGGTGTTCGCCTGGTCACACCCGTCACCGTCTCCGCCGTCAAGCCAGCCGTCACCACGTTGGTTGTGAAAGGCACCACAG GTGTCACGACCCTAGGCACAGTGACAGGCACCGTCTCCACCAGCCTTGCCGGGGCGGGGGGCCACAGCACTAGTGCTTCCCTGGCCACGCCCATCACCACCTTGGGCACCATTGCCACCCTCTCAAGCCAGGTGATCAACCCCACTGCCATCACTGTGTCGGCCGCACAGACCACGCTGACAGCGGCAGGCGGGCTCACAACCCCGACCATCACCATGCAG CCCGTGTCCCAGCCCACCCAGGTAACTCTGATCACGGCACCTAGTGGGGTGGAGGCCCAGCCTGTGCATGACCTCCCTGTGTCCATTCTGGCCTCCCCGACTACGGAACAGCCCACCGCCACAGTTACCATCGCCGACTCGGGCCAGGGTGATGTGCAGCCTGGCACTGTCACCTTGGTGTGCTCCAACCCACCCTGTGAGACCCACGAGACTGGCACCACCAACACGGCAACCACCACTGTTGTGGCTAACCTTGGGGGACACCCCCAGCCCACCCAAGTGCAGTTCGTCTGTGACAGACAGGAGGCAGCTGCTTCTCTTGTGACCTCGACTGTGGGCCAGCAGAATGGTAGCGTGGTCCGAGTCTGTTCGAACCCGCCGTGCGAGACCCACGAGACGGGCACCACCAACACCGCCACCACCGCCACCTCCAACATGGCCGGGCAGCATGGCTGCTCAAACCCACCCTGCGAGACCCACGAGACGGGCACCACCAACACTGCCACTACAGCCATGTCGAGCGTCGGCGCCAACCACCAGCGAGATGCCCGTCGGGCCTGTGCAGCTGGCACCCCTGCCGTGATCCGGATCAGTGTGGCCACTGGGGCGCTGGAGGCAGCCCAGGGCTCTAAGCCCCAGTGCCAAACCCGCCAGACCAGCGCGACCAGCACCACCATGACTGTGATGGCCACCGGGGCCCCGTGCTCGGCCGGCCCACTCCTTGGGCCGAGCATGGCACGGGAGCCCGGGGGCCGCAGCCCTGCTTTTGTGCAGTTGGCCCCTCTGAGCAGCAAAGTCAGGCTGAGCAGCCCAAGCAGCAAGGACCTGCCCGCGGGGCGCCACAGCCATGCGGTCAACACCGCTGCCATGACCCGTTCCAGCGTGGGTGCTGGGGAGCCCCGCATGGCACCTGTGTGCGAGAGCCTCCAGGGTGGCTCGCCCAGCACCACAGTGACTGTGACAGCCCTGGAGGCACTACTGTGCCCCTCGGCCACCGTGACCCAAGTCTGCTCCAACCCACCATGTGAGACCCACGAGACAGGCACCACCAACACCGCCACTACCTCGAATGCAGGCAGCGCCCAGAGGGTGTGCTCCAACCCGCCATGCGAGACCCACGAGACGGGCACCACCCACACGGCCACCACCGCCACTTCAAACGGGGGCACGGGCCAGCCCGAGGGTGGGCAGCAGCCCCCTGCTGGTCGCCCCTGTGAGACACACCAGACCACTTCCACTGGCACCACCATGTCGGTCAGCGTGGGTGCCCTGCTTCCCGACGCCACTTCTTCCCACAGGACTGTGGAGTCTGGCCTAGAGTTGGCGGCGGCACCCAGCGTCACCCCCCAGGCTGGCACCGCGCTGCTGGCTCCTTTCCCAACACAGAGGGTGTGCTCCAACCCCCCCTGTGAGACCCACGAGACGGGCACCACTCACACGGCCACCACTGTCACTTCCAACATGAGTTCAAACCAAG ACCCCCCACCTGCTGCCAGCGATCAGGGAGAGGTGGAGAGCACCCAGGGTGACAGCGTGAACATCACCAGCTCCAGTGCCATCACGACAACCGTGTCCTCCACACTGACGCGGGCTGTGACCACCGTGACGCAGTCCACACCGGTCCCGGGCCCCTCTGTGCCG CCCCCAGAGGAACTCCAGGTGTCGCCAGGTCCTCGCCAGCAGCTGCCGCCACGGCAGCTTCTGCAGTCGGCTTCCACAGCCCTGATGGGGGAGTCCGCCGAGGTCCTGTCAGCCTCCCAGACCCCTGAGCTCCCGGCCGCCGTGGATCTGAGCAGCACAGGGGAGCCATCTTCGGGCCAGGAGTCTGCCAGCTCTGCGGTGGTGGCCACTGTGGTGGTCCagccacccccacccacacaGTCCGAAGTAGACCAGTTATCACTTCCCCAAGAGCTAATGGCCGAGGCCCAAGCTGGCACCACCACCCTCATGGTAACGGGGCTCACCCCCGAGGAGCTGGCAGTGACGGCTGCTGCAGAAGCAGCTGCCCAGGCCGCAGCCACAGAGGAAGCCCAGGCCCTGGCCATCCAGGCGGTGCTCCAGGCCGCTCAGCAGGCCGTCATGG GCACCGGCGAGCCCATGGACACCTCCGAGGCAGCAGCAACCGTGACTCAGGCGGAGCTGGGGCACCTGTCGGCCGAGGGTCAGGAGGGCCAGGCCACCACCATACCCATTGTGCTGACACAGCAGGAGCTGGCTGCCCtggtgcagcagcagcagctgcaggaggcccaggcccagcagcagcatcaccaccTCCCCACTGAGGCCCTGGCCCCTGCCGACAGTCTCAACGACCCGGCCATTGAGAGCAATTGCCTCAATGAGCTGGCCGGCACGGTCCCCAGCACTGTGGCGCTGCTGCCCTCAACGGCCACTGAGA GCCTGGCTCCATCCAACACATTTGTGGCCCCCCAGCCGGTTGTGGTGGCCAGCCCAGCCAAGCTGCAGGCTGCAGCTACCCTGACCGAAGTGGCCAATGGCATCGAGTCCCTGGGTGTG AAGCCAGACCTGCCGCCCCCACCCAGCAAAGCCCCCATGAAGAAGGAAAACCAGTGGTTTGATGTGGGAGTCATTAAGGGCACCAACGTAATGGTGACACACTATTTCCTGCCACCAGATGATGCTGTCCCATCAGAC GATGATTTGGGCACCGTCCCTGACTATAATCAGCTGAAGAAGCAGGAGCTGCAGCCAGGCACAGCCTATAAGTTTCGTGTTGCCGGAATCAATGCCTGTGGCCGGGGGCCCTTCAGCGAAATCTCAGCCTTTAAGACGTGCCTGCCTGGTTTCCCAGGGGCCCCTTGTGCCATTAAAATCAGCAAA AGTCCGGATGGTGCTCACCTCACCTGGGAGCCACCCTCTGTGACCTCCGGCAAGATTATCGAGTACTCCGTGTACCTGGCCATCCAGAGCTCACAGGCTGGGGGCGAGCTCAAGAGCTCCACCCCGGCCCAGCTGGCCTTCATGCGGGTGTACTGCgggcccagcccctcctgcctgGTGCAGTCCTCCAGCCTTTCCAACGCCCACATCGACTACACCACCAAGCCCGCCATCATCTTCCGCATCGCCGCCCGCAATGAGAAGGGCTATGGCCCGGCCACACAAGTGAGGTGGCTGCAGG AAACCAGTAAAGACAGCTCTGGCACCAAGCCGGCCAACAAGCGGCCCATGTCCTCTCCAGAAAT GGATCTTTCTGGAGGAAAAGCTGGGGCCAGCCAGGGCAGGAGAGGTGTGAAATCTGCCACGAGGGGCCTGCTGTTTGCCACCCAGCCCAACTTCCTGTTGCTGGCCCCTGCCCTCTGCCCTTTTGCCTGTCCTCAGGCCGCTGGAACAAAGGAAGGACAGCTCATTCCTCATGGGCGATCACTCCGCATCTATAGGGTCGAGCCTAGGGGAGCTTGA